A region of Ursus arctos isolate Adak ecotype North America unplaced genomic scaffold, UrsArc2.0 scaffold_31, whole genome shotgun sequence DNA encodes the following proteins:
- the LOC130542207 gene encoding N-acetyllactosaminide beta-1,6-N-acetylglucosaminyl-transferase-like yields MPSMRYLFIVSVSCVIIFIVFYVFSFGAEQSFQWLNNSDTLLLTQVCTSFIRGKTPFLWRNKLRVHEKASCKDYLTQSHYITAPLSKEEAEFPLAYIMVIHHNFDTFTRLFRAIYMPQNVYCVHVDEKATVEFKDAVEQLLSCFPNAFLASKMEPVVYGGISRLQADLNCLKDLAASKVPWKYAINTCGQDFPLKTNKEIVQYLKGFKGKNITPGVLPPAHAIGRTKYVHREHLGKELSYVIRTTVLKPPPPHNLTIYFGSAYVALSREFTDFVLHDPRAVDLLQWSKDTFSPDEHFWVTLNRIPGTCGSMFHVTATCCTWKGFSRVCSFLVDVEEDK; encoded by the coding sequence ATGCCTTCCATGCGTTACCTCTTTATAGTTTCTGTCTCTTGCGTGATCATTTTTATTGTGTTCTACGTGTTCAGTTTTGGGGCAGAGCAAAGCTTCCAGTGGCTGAATAACTCGGACACGCTGCTGCTGACTCAAGTGTGCACATCCTTTATCAGAGGCAAAACGCCTTTCCTgtggagaaacaaactgagggtgcaCGAGAAGGCTTCTTGCAAGGATTACCTGACCCAGAGCCACTACATCACGGCCCCGTTATCTAAAGAAGAAGCTGAATTTCCTTTGGCATATATCATGGTCATCCATCACAATTTCGATACCTTTACAAGGCTCTTTAGGGCAATTTACATGCCCCAGAATGTCTACTGTGTTCACGTGGATGAGAAGGCGACCGTTGAATTTAAAGATGCAGTGGAGCAATTACTGAGCTGCTTCCCAAATGCTTTTCTGGCTTCCAAGATGGAACCAGTTGTCTATGGGGGGATCTCCAGGCTCCAGGCGGACCTGAACTGCCTCAAGGACCTGGCGGCCTCCAAGGTGCCATGGAAGTACGCCATCAACACGTGTGGGCAAGACTTCCCCCTGAAAACCAACAAGGAGATAGTTCAGTATCTGAAAGgatttaaagggaaaaacattACCCCGGGGGTGCTGCCCCCAGCTCATGCCATTGGACGGACGAAATACGTCCACCGGGAGCACCTGGGCAAAGAGCTTTCCTACGTGATCAGAACCACAGTGCTcaaaccaccccctccccacaaccTCACCATTTACTTTGGCTCTGCCTATGTTGCTCTATCAAGAGAGTTCACCGACTTTGTCCTGCACGATCCACGGGCTGTTGACTTGCTCCAGTGGTCCAAGGACACTTTCAGCCCTGATGAACATTTCTGGGTGACGCTCAATAGGATCCCAGGTACGTGCGGTTCCATGTTTCACGTGACGGCAACGTGCTGTACTTGGAAGGGCTTTTCAAGAGTCTGCTCCTTTTTAGTGGATGTAGAAGAGGACAAGTGA